Sequence from the Streptomyces sp. NBC_00358 genome:
TCCAGGTCCTTGTAGGAGCGCACCCGGGACAGGATGTGCTGCCAGGCCGCGCCGGTGTTCTCCGGCCAGCCCAGGGCCCGGCACACGCCCGTCTTCCAGTCCTGGCCGCGCGGGACCCGGGGCCAGCCCGGGATGCCCACGGAGGACGGCTTCACGGCCTCCCAGACGTCGATGTACGGGTGGCCGAGCACCAGGGCGTGCTCGCTCGTGACCGCCTCGGCGATCCGGGACTCCTTCGAACCCGGGACCAGGTGGTCGACGAGGACGCCGAGCCGGGCGTCCGGGCCCGGATCGAACGCGGCGACGATCGCCGGGAGGTCGTCGACGCCCTCCAGGTACTCCACGACGACGCCCTCGACGCGCAGGTCGTCGCCCCAGACCCGCTCGACCAGTTCGGCGTCGTGGCGGCCCTCGACGTAGATGCGTCCGGCCCGCGCGACCCGCGCGCGGGCGCCCGGCACCGCCACCGAGCCGGACGCCGTACGGCCGGGGCGTGCGGGAGCGGCGGCGGACGGGCGCACCAGCGTCACCACCCTGCCCTCCAGCAGGAACCCGCGCGGCTCCAGCGGGAACACCCGGTGCTTGCCGAAGCGGTCCTCCAGGGTCACCGTGCCCGCCTCGCAGCGGATCACCGCGCCGCAGAAGCCGGTGCCGGGTTCCTCGACCACCAGACCCGGGTCCGCCGGGACCTCGGGCACGGGCTTGGGCTTCTTCCACGGCGGGGTCAGGTCCGGAGAGTACTGGCGCATTCGGATGACGATAGGAGAAGCCCGGCGGTGATCACCGCGACACGCCGGAACCCGCCACGCCGAAACGCGCGGCCAGGGCGTCCCGCTGGGCGCGCACGAACGCGGCGTCCACGACCGCCCCGTGGCCGGGTACGTACCGCGCGTCCTCCCCGCCGAGGGCGAGCAGCCGGTCCAGGGCCGCGGGCCAGCGCGACGGTACGGCGTCGGGGCCCGCCTGCGGCTCGCCGGACTCCTCGACCAGGTCGCCGCAGAACACCACCGTCGGGTCGCCCGGCACGACGACCACGAGGTCGTGGGCGGTGTGGCCCTCACCCGTCCGCACCAGCCGGACCTCCACGCCGCCGCCGAGCTCCAGGTCGCAGGTGTCCCGGACGTACCGCCGGGGACGTACGAGGGTGTCGGCCGCCTCCTCCGCCGCCCGCGGGTCGAGGCCGTTGCGCACCGCGTCCGCGCACAGCTCCCCGCGGCCGTTCTCGTACACCTCCGCCGAGCCGCCCGCGACGAACAGCTCCGCGCCCGCGAACGCCGCGGCGCCGAAGACATGGTCGAAATGCGGGTGGGTGAGCGCGAGAAGCGTCACACGGTGTCCGGCGGCGGCCTGCGCCTCCCGGCGCAACCGCGCGCCCTCCGCGAGGCTCGACCCGGCGTCGATCATCAGCGCCGCGCCCTCGCCGACGACCAGCCCGACCGTGCAGTCCCAGTCCGGAAGCCGACGCCGCCCGACCCGGGGCGCCACCCTTTCCCACCCCAGCTCTTCCCAAGTCAGCCTCATGCGGCGACGCTAGCGGTGACCGGGTGCCGTGCACGACATCGCAGGCCCGCCCTTGCCGGGGTCGTGCCTCACCGCCGTACACTGGGCCGGGGAACGCTGGCACTCCCGTGTGCTGAGTGCCAGACGAAAGCCACGAAGGCCACGAAGACCACCGAGTCGATTTCTGGAGGTGTGCGCGATGCTCAGTGAACGCAGGCTCGAGGTGCTCCGCGCCATCGTCCAGGACTACGTGGGCACCGAGGAACCGGTCGGTTCCAAGGCGCTCACCGAGCGGCACCGGCTGGGGGTATCCCCGGCGACCGTCCGCAACGACATGGCGGCCCTGGAGGACGAGGGCTACATCGCCCAGCCGCACACCAGTGCCGGACGCATCCCCACGGACAAGGGATACCGGCTCTTCGTCGACAAGCTCGCCGGCGTCAAGCCGATGACCGCGCCCGAGCGGCGGGCCATCCAGAACTTCCTGGACGGCGCCGTCGACCTCGACGACGTCGTCGGACGGACGGTGCGGCTGCTCGCGCAGCTCACCCGCCAGGTCGCCGTCGTGCAGTACCCCTCGCTGACCCGCTCGACCGTGCGCCATGTGGAGCTGCTGTCGCTCGCCCCCGCGCGGGTGATGCTCGTGCTCATCACGGACACCGGCCGGGTCGAGCAGCGCATGATCAACTGTCCGGTTCCGTTCGGCGAGACCTCGCTGGCGGATCTGCGCGCCCGGCTCAACAGCCGGGTCGCGGGACGCCCCTTCGCGGACGTCCCACAGCTCGTCCAGGACCTCCCGGACGCCTTCGAGTCGGAGGACCGGGGTACGGTCTCGACGGTGCTCTCCACACTGCTGGAGACACTCGTCGAGGAGACCGAGGAGCGGCTGATGATCGGCGGTACCGCCAATCTCACCCGTTTCGGACATGACTTCCCTCTCACCATCCGGCCGGTGCTCGAAGCGCTGGAGGAGCAGGTCGTGCTCCTCAAGTTGCTTGGAGAGGCCGGGGATTCGAGCATGACCGTGCGAATCGGGCACGAGAACGCTTACGAGGGACTCAACTCCACGTCCGTGGTCTCCGTCGGCTACGGTTCGGGCGGCGAGGCAGTAGCCAAACTCGGCGTGGTCGGCCCGACCCGCATGGATTACCCGGGAACGATGGGAGCGGTACGAGCGGTGGCACGGTACGTCGGACAGATCCTGGCGGAGTCTTAAGTGGCCACGGACTACTACGCCGTACTCGGCGTGCGCCGCGACGCGTCCCAGGACGAGATCAAGAAGGCGTTCAGGAGGCTCGCTCGCGAGCTGCACCCGGACGTCAATCCCGATCCGAAGACGCAGGAGCGGTTCAAAGAGATCAACGCCGCGTACGAGGTGTTGTCGGACCCGCAGAAGAAGCAGGTCTACGACCTCGGTGGCGACCCGCTGTCCCAGCAGGGCGGCGGTGGCGCCGGCGGCTTCGGCGCGGGCGGCTTCGGGAACTTCTCCGACATCATGGACGCCTTCTTCGGCACGGCGTCGCAGCGCGGACCGCGCTCGCGCACCCGCCGCGGCCAGGACGCCATGATCCGGCTGGAGATCGAGCTCGACGAGGCGGCCTTCGGCACCACGAAGGACATCCAGGTCGACACGGCCGTCGTCTGCGCCACCTGCAACGGCGAAGGCGCCGCGCCCGGGACCTCCGCGCAGACCTGTGACATGTGCCGCGGTCGCGGCGAGGTGTCCCAGGTGACGCGGTCCTTCCTCGGCCAGGTCATGACCTCACGGCCGTGTCCGCAGTGCCAGGGCTTCGGCACCGTGGTCCCGACCCCGTGCCACGAGTGCGCGGGCGACGGCCGGGTCCGGTCCCGTCGCACCCTGACGGTCAAGATCCCGGCCGGTGTGGACAACGGCACGCGGATCCAGCTCGCGGGCGAGGGCGAGGTCGGCCCCGGTGGCGGCCCCGCAGGCGACCTGTACGTCGAGATCCACGAACTGCCGCACTCGACGTTCCAGCGGCGCGGCGACGACCTGCACTGCACGGTCACCCTCCCGATGACCGCGGCGTCCCTCGGCACGAAGGTGCCGCTGGAGACGCTCGACGGCCTGGAGGAGGTCGACATCCGTCCGGGCACGCAGTCCGGCCAGTCGATCCCGCTGCACGGCCGGGGCGTCACCCACCTGCGCGGCGGCGGCCGTGGCGACCTCATCGTGCACGTCGAGGTCACCACGCCGACCAAGCTCGACGCGGAGCAGGAGCGGGTGCTGCGCGAGCTCGCCATACTGCGCGGCGAGGAGCGGCCCACCGGTCAGTTCCAGCCCGGTCAGCAGGGGCTCTTCTCCCGGCTGAAGGACGCCTTCAACGGCCGCTGATCCAGGACGGACGCGGGGTGGCCGTGCCACCCCGCGTCCGACCGTCCCGGTGGCCCGTGCCGGGCCGACGGCCGGATTCGGACTTGCCCTGGGGACGTGACAACATGCCGTCATGTCCACCGCGCTGACCGATCTCTTCCCGTATCCGATCGTGCAGGCCCCCATGGCGGGCGGCGTCTCCCTCCCGCAGCTCGCGGCCGCCGTGTCCGAGGCCGGCGGTCTCGGATTCCTCGCCGCCGGGTACAAGACGGCCGACGGCATGTACCAGGAGATCAAGCAGCTGCGCGGGCTGACCGGGCGTCCCTTCGGCGTCAATCTCTTCCTGCCGCAGCCCGAGCACGCGGACCCCGCCGTCGTCGAGGTGTACGCCCACCAGCTCGCCGGTGAGGCCGCCTGGTACGAGACCGAGCTCGGCGACCCGGACAGCGGCCGCGACGACGGTTACGACGCCAAGCTCGCCGTCCTCCTCGACAACCCGGTGGCGGCGGTCTCCTTCCACTTCGGCGTCCCCGGCAAGGACGTGCTCGACTCGCTGCGCCGTGCCGGCACCTTCACCCTGGTCACCGCCACCACCGCGGAGGAAGCCCTCGCCGTCCAGCGGGCCGGCGCCGACGCGGTCGTCGTGCAGGGCATCGAGGCCGGCGGACACCAGGGCACCCACCGCGACAACCCGGAGACGGACGGCACCGGCGTCGGCCTGCTCTCCCTGGTCGCGCAGGTCCGCGAGACCGTGCGGATCCCGGTCGTCGCGGCCGGCGGCATCATGCGCGGCAGCCAGATCGCCGCCGTCCTCGCCGCGGGCGCGAACGCGGCCCAGCTCGGCACCGCCTTCCTCGCCACCCCCGAGTCCGGCGCGAGTGCCGTGCACAAGCAGGCGCTGACCGACCCCCTCTTCGTCCGCACCGAGCTCACCCGGGCCTTCTCCGGACGCCCGGCGCGCGGGCTCGCCAACCGCTTCATGCGTGAGCACGGCCCGTACGCCCCCGCCGCCTACCCCGAGATCCACCACCTCACCCTGCCGCTGCGCAAGGCGGCGGCCAAGGCGGGCGACGCGCAGGGCATGGCCCTGTGGGCGGGACAGGGCCACCGCATGGCGCGCGAGCTGCCCGCCGGGCAGCTCGTGGAGGTACTGATCGCCGAGATCACGGCGGCCGAGACAGCGTTGTCGGCCGCCGAGGAGACCCCGGAAGAGGGAGCGGCCCGATGACGGCACCGGTGTTCCTGGTCGAGCACTTCGACGCGGACGGCGGCGGACGCTACGTCCTCGACGGCCCCGAGGGACGGCACGCCGTCTCCGTGAAGCGGCTGAAGCCCGGCGAGGAGGTCGTCCTCACCGACGGGGCCGGGCGCTGGGCGGACTGCGTGGTCCTCGACACCGAGGGCAAGGACCGGCTGATCGTACGAAGAGGAGCGGTGGCCGAGGAACCGGCCGAGGAGCCGCGCATCACGGTCGTCCAGGCCCTGCCCAAGGGCGACCGGGGCGAGCTGGCCGTCGAGACCATGACCGAGACCGGCGTCGACGCGATCGTCCCCTGGGCCGCGTCCCGCTGCATCACGCAGTGGAAGGGCGAGCGGGGTCTGAAGGCGCTCACCAAGTGGCGCGCCACCGCCCGGGAGGCGGGCAAGCAGTCCCGCCGGGTGCGCTTCCCGGAGGTCGCGGACGCGATGACGACCAAGCAGGTTGCCGCACTTCTCGCCAAAGCCGATCTCGCCGCCGTACTCCACGAGGACACCGACCTCGGCACCGAACCCTTCGCGACGGCCGCGCTGCCCGGCTCCGGGGAGATCGTCCTGGTGGTCGGCCCCGAGGGCGGGATCTCCCCCGAGGAGGTCGCGCTCTTCACCGAGGCCGGGGCGAAGACGTTCCACCTGGGGCGCACGGTGCTGCGCACCTCGACGGCGGGGACCGTGGCCACGGCACTGCTGCTGGCCCGCACCGGCCGCTGGTCCTGACCCACCGCCGCCGGACCCGACCCGACCACCGCCCGCACATCCACCGGGGAACTCATGGAACTCGCCCAGGTACGGCTGCTCGTCTCCGACTTCGCCGCCTGCTACCGCTTCTACGCCGAAGTCCTCGGCCTCAGGCCCCAGTCGGGCGCCACCGAGGGCCCGTACGAGAAGTTCAGTCCCGTCGCCGGATCGGCGGGCATCGCACTCCAGGACCGCACGATGATGGCGGAGGTCCTGGGGGAGCTCGGCGACGTGGTGACCGGGCACCGGTCGCTGGTGGTGCTGCGGGTGGACGACCTCGACACCTACTGCGAGCAGGTCGTCTCGCGCGGCGCGGTCCTGCTGCACGGCCCGGCGCCCATGACCGACCGCATGCGCGTCGCCCACCTCAAGGACCCCGAGGGCAACCTCGTGGAACTCCAGGAATGGCTGCTGCTGCTCGGCTGACGAGCGGCCCGGGGCCCGCCCGACCGGGGGACGAAGAACTCGTCCGTCGCCCGGCCTCGGGGACGGGCAACTCCTTCGGGTGGTTGTGCCCCCGATGGCCGCATGCGGTCTATCGCGCATCGCCGTGCGGTGGCACGCTGCCGTGCATGGGGGCTTTGAGGCATATCAGGCGCCGGACGGGGCGCGGGCGAACTCTGATGGCCCTCGGGCTGGGCGCGGCCGGAGTGTTCACGGTGACCGCGTGTCAGCCCGGGGACGGACTCAGCACCGCCGCCGTGGCCTACACGACCGACCAGACGGCGACCAGGCAACTCGAACGGC
This genomic interval carries:
- a CDS encoding DUF3097 domain-containing protein, which codes for MRQYSPDLTPPWKKPKPVPEVPADPGLVVEEPGTGFCGAVIRCEAGTVTLEDRFGKHRVFPLEPRGFLLEGRVVTLVRPSAAAPARPGRTASGSVAVPGARARVARAGRIYVEGRHDAELVERVWGDDLRVEGVVVEYLEGVDDLPAIVAAFDPGPDARLGVLVDHLVPGSKESRIAEAVTSEHALVLGHPYIDVWEAVKPSSVGIPGWPRVPRGQDWKTGVCRALGWPENTGAAWQHILSRVRSYKDLEPELLGRVEELIDFVTAPE
- a CDS encoding MBL fold metallo-hydrolase; translation: MRLTWEELGWERVAPRVGRRRLPDWDCTVGLVVGEGAALMIDAGSSLAEGARLRREAQAAAGHRVTLLALTHPHFDHVFGAAAFAGAELFVAGGSAEVYENGRGELCADAVRNGLDPRAAEEAADTLVRPRRYVRDTCDLELGGGVEVRLVRTGEGHTAHDLVVVVPGDPTVVFCGDLVEESGEPQAGPDAVPSRWPAALDRLLALGGEDARYVPGHGAVVDAAFVRAQRDALAARFGVAGSGVSR
- the hrcA gene encoding heat-inducible transcriptional repressor HrcA, with the protein product MLSERRLEVLRAIVQDYVGTEEPVGSKALTERHRLGVSPATVRNDMAALEDEGYIAQPHTSAGRIPTDKGYRLFVDKLAGVKPMTAPERRAIQNFLDGAVDLDDVVGRTVRLLAQLTRQVAVVQYPSLTRSTVRHVELLSLAPARVMLVLITDTGRVEQRMINCPVPFGETSLADLRARLNSRVAGRPFADVPQLVQDLPDAFESEDRGTVSTVLSTLLETLVEETEERLMIGGTANLTRFGHDFPLTIRPVLEALEEQVVLLKLLGEAGDSSMTVRIGHENAYEGLNSTSVVSVGYGSGGEAVAKLGVVGPTRMDYPGTMGAVRAVARYVGQILAES
- the dnaJ gene encoding molecular chaperone DnaJ gives rise to the protein MATDYYAVLGVRRDASQDEIKKAFRRLARELHPDVNPDPKTQERFKEINAAYEVLSDPQKKQVYDLGGDPLSQQGGGGAGGFGAGGFGNFSDIMDAFFGTASQRGPRSRTRRGQDAMIRLEIELDEAAFGTTKDIQVDTAVVCATCNGEGAAPGTSAQTCDMCRGRGEVSQVTRSFLGQVMTSRPCPQCQGFGTVVPTPCHECAGDGRVRSRRTLTVKIPAGVDNGTRIQLAGEGEVGPGGGPAGDLYVEIHELPHSTFQRRGDDLHCTVTLPMTAASLGTKVPLETLDGLEEVDIRPGTQSGQSIPLHGRGVTHLRGGGRGDLIVHVEVTTPTKLDAEQERVLRELAILRGEERPTGQFQPGQQGLFSRLKDAFNGR
- a CDS encoding nitronate monooxygenase, coding for MSTALTDLFPYPIVQAPMAGGVSLPQLAAAVSEAGGLGFLAAGYKTADGMYQEIKQLRGLTGRPFGVNLFLPQPEHADPAVVEVYAHQLAGEAAWYETELGDPDSGRDDGYDAKLAVLLDNPVAAVSFHFGVPGKDVLDSLRRAGTFTLVTATTAEEALAVQRAGADAVVVQGIEAGGHQGTHRDNPETDGTGVGLLSLVAQVRETVRIPVVAAGGIMRGSQIAAVLAAGANAAQLGTAFLATPESGASAVHKQALTDPLFVRTELTRAFSGRPARGLANRFMREHGPYAPAAYPEIHHLTLPLRKAAAKAGDAQGMALWAGQGHRMARELPAGQLVEVLIAEITAAETALSAAEETPEEGAAR
- a CDS encoding 16S rRNA (uracil(1498)-N(3))-methyltransferase, coding for MTAPVFLVEHFDADGGGRYVLDGPEGRHAVSVKRLKPGEEVVLTDGAGRWADCVVLDTEGKDRLIVRRGAVAEEPAEEPRITVVQALPKGDRGELAVETMTETGVDAIVPWAASRCITQWKGERGLKALTKWRATAREAGKQSRRVRFPEVADAMTTKQVAALLAKADLAAVLHEDTDLGTEPFATAALPGSGEIVLVVGPEGGISPEEVALFTEAGAKTFHLGRTVLRTSTAGTVATALLLARTGRWS
- a CDS encoding VOC family protein, whose translation is MELAQVRLLVSDFAACYRFYAEVLGLRPQSGATEGPYEKFSPVAGSAGIALQDRTMMAEVLGELGDVVTGHRSLVVLRVDDLDTYCEQVVSRGAVLLHGPAPMTDRMRVAHLKDPEGNLVELQEWLLLLG